AATGTGATGCACAAGGTCACTGAGCGGGTGCAGGCGAATGACCCGACGGCGATCAAGGTGCTGCGTTTTTATCATTTGGGCCTGACGCAGATGCATGAGCTGGACGCCAACTCCAGCGCCCAGGTGCAACTGGTCGCTGAGGTCGAGGCGCATAAGGCCAAGATGCAGGCGCTGGGGATCGATCCCGAGCAGACCCGGTTCGACCCCGCCTGGCTGCAGGCCTTTAAAAGCGCTTAGTCCAGCACGTCGATGCGTTGCGCGTCGGGCCAAAACAGCGCGGCCTGGCCGCAGGGTTGCCCGGCGTCGTCGAGCAGGGTCCACACTACCCCGGCGTGGATCATGAAGGGCTGATCAAAGGCATCTACGCGCCAGCCGCTGTAACCGGCGGCGATGCCGTTGGCGGTGACTTGCTCCAGTAGCACCTGGCGCGCGGCGCGGTCGAGTTCCGAGGCGCTGAAGCGTGAAGGCATGCCGATGAAGCGCTCGCGCGGGTATTTGAAGCACTGCAACGCGCAGTCATTCACGTAGGTAAAACGCGGGTCTGCGGCGCCGTCATGGGCGAGCAGGCTGTAGGGCGCGTCGCGGTGCAGCCAGGCCAGGCGCTGTTGCGGGTCGAGGTGGTCGGGGGCCGGCAGTCCCTGGCCGGTCCAGTGTCGATACGCCTTGTCCAGCACGCCTACGAAGTCTTCTTGATGGGACACGCACACCCTCACATCGTCAGTTGGAAATCTTTGCCCGCCAGCAGAACACCGCGCTGACGGCAATGGCCGCACCGGCCAGGCCAAACACCCAGGGCGCGGAGGCGATCGGCAGCAGCAAGCCGGCGAGCAAGGGCCCGAGGCCTGCGCCGATATCGCGCCACACAGCATTTGAAGCCAGCGCCGACACGCGCATGGAACCGGGGTTGCGCTCGGCTACCAATGTCGTCACCAGCGGCAGTTGCAGCGCACGCAACACCAGCACCGCCGCCGCGCCGACAATCACCCAATAGCTGCCGAACGCAGTCAGGGCCAGGGCACTCAGGAACGAAAACAGCAACAGCATCGAGGTCGCGCCAAACCGCTGGGCCGCGCGACCGCCCAGGGGGCTCAGGAGCATTTCCGAGACGTACCGCAGCGCCATCAGGCCACCGGCGATCAGCACCGCGTCCCCGCCCAGCAGCTTCTGCGCCTGGATCGACAGGCCGAAGATAAACAGACCGTCCAGCGCCACCCCCTCGATAAACGACCACATTGCCACGCTGTCCGGCCACTTGAAGCGCCGCCCCGGCGTGCTGTGCAAATCATGCCCGACCGTAGGCAAGCCGCGCGCCATCCACAAGCCCACCAGGCAGCAGCCGGCCAGAATCAGAAAGATCGGACGCGGCCCGGCCATCAATGTCAGCCAGCCGCCCAAGGGCAACGCCAGCATCGGCCCCAGGGCGATCAGCGCGCGGGAACGCCCGGCCCGGCGTGCGGCACCGGCGGGTTCCGAGGTGGCCAATACTTGGGTCGACAGGTTCAACGCAGCAAAACACAGGCCCCACACCAGGCGCAGGCAGAGCAACGCGGCGAAGCCGGACAGCAGCGAGTTGCCCACGGCGCACAGGGTGGCGGCGCCGGCGGCGATCATGCAGGTCAGACGGTCGCCGTTACGCGCGTAAAAATTGAGCACATGGCGGTAGCCGAAAATCCGCACCAGGCGATTGGCCGCCAGCAGCACACCGGCCTGGGCCAGGGTGATGCCGAAGGCCTGGGATTCCATCGGCAGCAGCAGGTAGAGCAACACGTCGCTGGGCAGGCATAACGCCAGGGTCAGCGCGGCGCGGCGGGAGTGGGTATCAGCGGTGCGGAGGGCCAGGCTGGACATAAATCTGGAAACATCCCGAAATATTCAGGTCGCCACGGTAGCGTTAATCAGCCCTTTTTCCCATAGGGAAACAACCGCAGACCACTGGCCACCGCACCGACCAAGGCAAACCCGCAGCCCAGCCACAGTGCATATTGCGGTCCGCTGCCCAGGGACAGGTGGAAACACAAGGCCACCAACGACGCGCCCAACGTCTGGCCCAACAACCGCGAAATCGCCACGATGCCACTCGCGCCGCCGCTGCGGGCCAACGGCGCACTGGTCATCAAGGCCTTGAGGTTGGGCGATTGGAAAAAGCCGAAACCGGCCCCACACAGCGCCATGCGCCAGCCGATATCAAACGCCGAGGCGCCACTGTTCAGTGCTGCCAGCGCGGCCATCCCCACACTGAGCATCAACAAGCCGATGCCGCACAGCACGCCCAGGTTCACGCGGTCGGCCAGGCGCCCCGCCACCAGCGCCATTACTGCCACGACCGCGGGCCACGGCGTCATGAGGAAACCGGTTTCCACCTGGCTATGCCCCAGCACCGCCTGCAACAGGAACGGCAGCGACACAAACGCCAGGCCCTGGGCACTGAACGCGCAAATAGCGGTAAGGGAAGACAAGGCAAACACCGGGCGCTTGAACAGGTCCAGCGCAAGCATCGGCGCCGGGTGCCCGGCCTGGCGCCGCAGCAGCAATGCACCGCACACCAGCGCCACGGCGATCAGGCCCAAGGTCAACGCGCCCTGGGCGCCGTGCACCGCCGTGCCCAAACCCAACACCAACAAGGCAAACAGCCCCGCGCACAACACAGCGGCAAGGCGATCGAACGCATGCCCGGTCATCGGCAGGGTTGGCAACGAGCGCAGGCCCAACGCCAGCGCCAGCAAACCCAAGGGCACGTTGATCAGGTACAGCCAGTGCCAGGTCGCCACCGACAGAATCGCCGATGCCGCGGTCGGCCCCAGGGTAAACGCCAACCCCACCACCAGCGAGTTGTAACCCAGTCCCCGACCGAGCATTTTTGACGGATAGATATGCCGCAGCAGCGCCGTGTTCACGCTCATGATCGCCGCCGCGCCCAGCCCCTGCACCACCCGCGCCGCCGTCAGGGTGACCAGCGAGCCGGCCAGCCCGCAAAACAGCGACGAGACAATAAACAGCAGCAACCCGCCGAGATACACCCGGCGATGCCCCAACACATCACTGAGGGACGCAAACGGCAGCACCGTGGCGATGATCGCCAACTGGTAGGCGTTCACCACCCAGATCACCGAGGCGGAATCGGTGCCAATCCCCTCGGCCAGGGTCGGCAACGCCGTGTTGACGATGGCTGTGTCCAGGGTCGCCATGCCGATCCCCAGGGAGATCGCCATCACGGCCGGCAGGCGTTTATTAAGGGGCAACCCATCGGCAACAGAAGACATGGACAATCCGCGCAGGTGACAAAGGCGTTTAGATTAAGGGCTGCGGCGAATTTTTTCAGTGCTGGATTGGCTGGCTGTCAGTATTTTCATGTTCGCCAGTGCCCGGTCTTGGCCATTACCTCTACCGCTTCGGCGAAACCGGCCTGAGGTGCGCTGTTCAAGGTGACCAAGCCCACACAGCGACTCGGTTTCAACCCAGCGGCACGCACGGCCACGCGCCCACCCACCTCCACACCCGCCAACACCGCCTCGGGGATATGCAGCGCGTTCATCAGCTCCAGCACATCCTGGCCTTGCGCTGCCTCGTCCTGCCCGCGCAGGTTGGGGACGATCACCCGGAAACCTTGGGCCGCCAACGGTCCGCTGACCGTGGCAAAAGCGTTCACATCCGCCGCCAGCAAGATGATCGCCCGGCCCTCCTCCGGCCCGAACGCTTCATAACGGATCTCACCGTCATCGGTGCTCACCTGCTGCACGGCCAATGCCGGAGCGGCCATCACCACTGCTGCCAACAGCAAAAAACCACGACGATCAAACATGACGGACTCCCACTATTAATTCACTGCCCAGCCAACCGGCCAGGTATTCCCCTGCCTGCATCACACCCGCTTCTTCCCCCAGGCGCTGCACCAGGAACTCACACAGCCCGGCGAAACTGCCGTCGGCCTGTAGCTGTTGCACGGCCAGTAGTTCCAGCGCATCCACCTGGCGCAAACGCGACGTGAATTGGCGTCGCCACACCAGCAAGCCACCCGCCTGTTCCAGCATCACCGCTTCCGGCGCGGTCGCTTCCTGCCACAGCGCCGACCAGATGGCCTCGGCATTGGTGGTCAGGGCATGGCAGCGCAACGACGGCGTCAGTTGCAACACGGCCGTGTCCCAATCCAGCTCGGCCAGGACCTCCAGGGCCAACGGCTGTGCGTCGGCGGCGACAAAGGCTTCGTTCAGGGCCGACTCGATCCAGGCCAGTTCATGCACATCCGGGTTGCGCGGGAACACCGCCTTCAAGGTGGCGTAGAAGCCCTCCGGATACGCGTCCAGCGTCCAGGCGTGGGGCGGATGGTTGTCGATATGGGTGATGCTCGCCGCCAGGAAGGCCTCCTCCCCGACCCAACGGCGCAGGTTGGGAAACGCCTGTTCCAAGCAACCCACCAACTGCGCGCGGTAGTTGTTCTGGTAAACCGCCAGGCCGGCGTGATGATTGCCCATCGCCTGCGCGGATTCATCCGACGCACTCACCAACCAGCTGCGAAAGGTCTGTTGTAGCTGTGCCAGGTTCATCGTTGCGCTCCCAACGTGCGCGCCATGGCCAATTCCTGGAGCAGCTCGGCCAGTGGCGGGATCTCATCGTCGCGCTCGATCATGGTCGCCACCGGGCCCAGCCGGGTCATGGCCTGGGCGTACAGCTCCCAGACGCCGGTGCACACCGGACTGTCATGGCTGTCGATCAAGATGTCACGGCCTTGACTGTGGCCAGCCAGGTGCACCTGGCGCACACGTTCGGCGGGAATACCCTTGAGAAACGCCTGGGCGTCGAAACCGTGGTTGCTGGCACTGACGAACACATTGTTGACGTCCAGCAGCAGCTCGCAGCCGGTGCGCTGGGCCATGGCCGCGATAAATTCCCACTCGGTCATGGAGGCGCCTTCGAACGCAAGGTAACTCGACGGGTTCTCGAACAACATCGTGCGGCCCAGCACGTCCTGGGCTTGCTGGATGTTGGCGCAGACCCGGTCCAGTGCCTCCTCGGTGTATGGCACTGGCAGCAAGTCATGGGAATTGAAGCCACCGCTGCGCGACCAGCTCAGGTGGTCGGACACGAACAGCGGTTCAACCTCGTCTACCAGCGACTTGAGGCGCTTCAAGTAATCCCCGTCCAGCCCTTCGGCGGTGCCGATGGACATGGACACACCGTGCAGCGCCACCGGGTAGCGCTCGCGCACCTGACGTAAAATGTGCCGGGGCTGACCGCCCGCGACCATGAAGTTTTCGGAGATCACCTCGACGAAATCCACGGGCACCGAGGTCTCCAGGAAGTCGCAGTAATGCTCCTTGCGCAGCCCAAGGCCGTAGCCTGAAAAGTGCGGGTTGGATGTCGACATGGCGGATCTCCGCAAAGAATAAGTGGCGAGCCCACACAGGGCCCGCCGGGTGGATTACTTCGGTTCGGTCAGGGTGCCGCCGGCCTTGAGACACTCGGACGGGGTCTTGACGATCACGCCTTCGCCCTTGCAGCTATTGAGGCCTTTGCAGTCGTTCTTGGCGGTGGCGCACAGGCTTGTGCCTTTGCAGGTGTTGACGCCGTAGCAGCGGCCGGGTTTTTCCTGCTGATCAGCAGCGCTGGCAGCGGTGGCGAACGAAGCCGAAGCCATGGCGATCAGGGCAGCAGCGGCAGCGAGGCTCAGACGGGATTTGAGTGCAGTGTTCATGGGTGTTTCTCCGGGGTTGGGGTGAATTACTTGATAACGGACGCAGCGTCTTCGATGACCTTCGCCACAGCCTCAGGCTGGGAGATGTACACCGAGTGGCTGGCCTTGATTTCGGTGACCTTGGAACCGGCGCGCTTGTACATCCAGCGTTGCAGGTCCGGGCTCAGGGCACGGTCTTCGGTGGAGACCACGGCGTAGGTCGGTTTTTTGTGCCAGGCCGCGGCCCACACGGTTCCGCCGAACAAGGCAGTGGTCGCCGGCACTTGGGAGGCGGCCATGAAGTCGGTGCGGTTGGTGGTCAGGTCGGCCGCAAAGTCGGCGTTGAATTTGGTGCGGTCGAAGAACAGATGACCGTCGCGGCTGGCCTTGATGTCATCGCTGGGCGCCGGCATCGAGCCGATCAACTGGGCCATGTTCTCGCCCACTTCCGGCTGCAACGCCGAGACGTAGACCAGCGACTTGACCTTGTCGCGGTCGCCGGCAATCGAGATCACCCCGCCACCGGAGCTGTGACCCACCAGCACCACCGGGCCGACTTGCTGCTCCAGTACTTCGCGGGCCTCGGCCACATCGGTGGCCAGGCTCTCGTGGCCCTGGTGCACCACGGTGACCTTGTAGCCCTTGTGAATCAGGATGTCGTGCACCACACGCCAGCCGGAACCGTCGACAAACGAACCGGGCACGATCACCACGCTTTTACCGGTGCCAGGCTGCGGAGCATCGGCCGCCTGGGCCAGCATCGGGACAGTCAGGGCCATAGCAATGGCCAGGGAAGAAAGCATACGCATTGGAAATCTCCATCAAAGTTAAGAACGTTTGCCCAAGATCAGGCGGTCCAACGACCAGGCCCCACCGCCGTACGCCAGCAGCGGCAACAACAAGCCCGCCCAGGTCAGGTGCACCGGCCAGGCGGCGGGGTACACAAACACCTCGATCACCAGGGTCATGCCCAGCAGCGCGGCGGCG
The genomic region above belongs to Pseudomonas azotoformans and contains:
- a CDS encoding MEKHLA domain-containing protein; translation: MSHQEDFVGVLDKAYRHWTGQGLPAPDHLDPQQRLAWLHRDAPYSLLAHDGAADPRFTYVNDCALQCFKYPRERFIGMPSRFSASELDRAARQVLLEQVTANGIAAGYSGWRVDAFDQPFMIHAGVVWTLLDDAGQPCGQAALFWPDAQRIDVLD
- a CDS encoding MFS transporter; this translates as MSSLALRTADTHSRRAALTLALCLPSDVLLYLLLPMESQAFGITLAQAGVLLAANRLVRIFGYRHVLNFYARNGDRLTCMIAAGAATLCAVGNSLLSGFAALLCLRLVWGLCFAALNLSTQVLATSEPAGAARRAGRSRALIALGPMLALPLGGWLTLMAGPRPIFLILAGCCLVGLWMARGLPTVGHDLHSTPGRRFKWPDSVAMWSFIEGVALDGLFIFGLSIQAQKLLGGDAVLIAGGLMALRYVSEMLLSPLGGRAAQRFGATSMLLLFSFLSALALTAFGSYWVIVGAAAVLVLRALQLPLVTTLVAERNPGSMRVSALASNAVWRDIGAGLGPLLAGLLLPIASAPWVFGLAGAAIAVSAVFCWRAKISN
- a CDS encoding MFS transporter, with the protein product MSSVADGLPLNKRLPAVMAISLGIGMATLDTAIVNTALPTLAEGIGTDSASVIWVVNAYQLAIIATVLPFASLSDVLGHRRVYLGGLLLFIVSSLFCGLAGSLVTLTAARVVQGLGAAAIMSVNTALLRHIYPSKMLGRGLGYNSLVVGLAFTLGPTAASAILSVATWHWLYLINVPLGLLALALGLRSLPTLPMTGHAFDRLAAVLCAGLFALLVLGLGTAVHGAQGALTLGLIAVALVCGALLLRRQAGHPAPMLALDLFKRPVFALSSLTAICAFSAQGLAFVSLPFLLQAVLGHSQVETGFLMTPWPAVVAVMALVAGRLADRVNLGVLCGIGLLMLSVGMAALAALNSGASAFDIGWRMALCGAGFGFFQSPNLKALMTSAPLARSGGASGIVAISRLLGQTLGASLVALCFHLSLGSGPQYALWLGCGFALVGAVASGLRLFPYGKKG
- a CDS encoding alpha/beta fold hydrolase, with amino-acid sequence MFDRRGFLLLAAVVMAAPALAVQQVSTDDGEIRYEAFGPEEGRAIILLAADVNAFATVSGPLAAQGFRVIVPNLRGQDEAAQGQDVLELMNALHIPEAVLAGVEVGGRVAVRAAGLKPSRCVGLVTLNSAPQAGFAEAVEVMAKTGHWRT
- a CDS encoding HvfC/BufC N-terminal domain-containing protein; translated protein: MNLAQLQQTFRSWLVSASDESAQAMGNHHAGLAVYQNNYRAQLVGCLEQAFPNLRRWVGEEAFLAASITHIDNHPPHAWTLDAYPEGFYATLKAVFPRNPDVHELAWIESALNEAFVAADAQPLALEVLAELDWDTAVLQLTPSLRCHALTTNAEAIWSALWQEATAPEAVMLEQAGGLLVWRRQFTSRLRQVDALELLAVQQLQADGSFAGLCEFLVQRLGEEAGVMQAGEYLAGWLGSELIVGVRHV
- the bufB gene encoding MNIO family bufferin maturase, with the translated sequence MSTSNPHFSGYGLGLRKEHYCDFLETSVPVDFVEVISENFMVAGGQPRHILRQVRERYPVALHGVSMSIGTAEGLDGDYLKRLKSLVDEVEPLFVSDHLSWSRSGGFNSHDLLPVPYTEEALDRVCANIQQAQDVLGRTMLFENPSSYLAFEGASMTEWEFIAAMAQRTGCELLLDVNNVFVSASNHGFDAQAFLKGIPAERVRQVHLAGHSQGRDILIDSHDSPVCTGVWELYAQAMTRLGPVATMIERDDEIPPLAELLQELAMARTLGAQR
- the bufA2 gene encoding BufA2 family periplasmic bufferin-type metallophore, translating into MNTALKSRLSLAAAAALIAMASASFATAASAADQQEKPGRCYGVNTCKGTSLCATAKNDCKGLNSCKGEGVIVKTPSECLKAGGTLTEPK
- a CDS encoding alpha/beta fold hydrolase, yielding MRMLSSLAIAMALTVPMLAQAADAPQPGTGKSVVIVPGSFVDGSGWRVVHDILIHKGYKVTVVHQGHESLATDVAEAREVLEQQVGPVVLVGHSSGGGVISIAGDRDKVKSLVYVSALQPEVGENMAQLIGSMPAPSDDIKASRDGHLFFDRTKFNADFAADLTTNRTDFMAASQVPATTALFGGTVWAAAWHKKPTYAVVSTEDRALSPDLQRWMYKRAGSKVTEIKASHSVYISQPEAVAKVIEDAASVIK